Below is a genomic region from Prunus persica cultivar Lovell chromosome G3, Prunus_persica_NCBIv2, whole genome shotgun sequence.
GCATTGCGACTTTTTTTAAGATAAAATCCCATATCTAAATCGGTTATATCTAACTATTGAACCTatataattgatttatttatttttttgatcgAATTATATTTTAAGCGGTTAAATTACGACAATACAAGTGATAGATCGAATTTGGTAATAGGActcatgtttgtttgtttgttgcttctttctttgggcttccggcccgacacaccaaaagccaaaaaaaccCCAGAAAATAGCATAGGAAACAATGTAACGATTTCAACTtgcaaatgcatatatataaattaaataaaataaaaatacatttcTCATGAACGGCACACTACACCTAATTGGGATGATGGCCAGTATCAATAGGCAAGGAGATGCACAGGCTGaaatttactatttttttttttgtttgggtaaTAATTAATACATAATTTCAACGTCATTTTTCACTAAGATTTGAAGTCAAATTTCCCAACACAAATTCGATTGTCGCATATCTTATGAGTTCTTTCAAGCCAAAAAGATGGATGTATATTGAAAgcattttaagaaaatatgttTGTTAAAAACGCGTTCGAAGAGATTTACCACACAATTTTCATACTTGTGCCTAAAATGCGAGAGCTAAACGTTCAATACTACCTTATATtctaaaattataatttttttccttaaaataCACATGTCATATATGCACGTCACGAAACATCAAATCTATGATATGTGTCTTTACAACTCATTTCATGCCGCTTGAGCTAAGACTCGTAACAATCCATAGTCACGcccaattctttttatttttatgaattcaATTGCAGTTGCTAGATGTTCAGTTAGTACCTAGACAACCAGAAAAGGCAGGCTCTCTACTTCTAGAAGTGTGGCCTGTGAGAACAACCAACTCCAAGTTCCAGCCCATCACTTTGCAATGCTAGCTAGAAAAGAGAGGATAGCATTCTATAAATTGGTTAGTGGAAGTTGGTTTTTCCCATGTCACACCATCCAAATATATAGCACAACAGCAATAACCAAAACACCACTTttcctcccttttttttcttcctcaactCTCAATCTCCCTCCTTGCAGCTACTTGCTTCCGTGGCAGAGGCGGCAGCAGCAGGCAGTGCTTGGGTTTAAATGGCGCTTTTCAGATCAAGATCAGTGGGTGAGGACGTCGGCCCCACCCTGGTTGCCATCAACAAAGATAAGAACAGCCAGTGTGCTGTAAAATGGGCAGTTGACAACCTTTTGGGCGACAAGAACGCTCATTGCACCCTCATTCACGTTAGAAGCCACAGCTTTCATCATCGTAGGTATCCGTCtcttcatcaccatcatcatgaTCATATCATCACCaccataattaataattatcatCATTCTATGTGATCACACTGAACATAATATTAATTGGTTGCATTGGAATTTGTTTGgtatatagtttttttaattttttaattttaattctcctctctttttttggatttgggaGGGGGCATTTGCCCTTCAGTGCATGGTTTATGGTCACAATGCAACATATGACAGTCATGGTTGCATATCCAAAagccctttttccttttctttttgtgcaaGTAGAAGATTAATTCTTAACCCCACTATAAGCCTTGTGTATTGGAATTTTGtgtcattaattttgatgttaaatGTAATGATCATGCATCATCATTTGACTTTTCATGGTCATATATCTCATTAAGATTGTGTATGTGCTTGATATGTGCTCTTGGTTTTGCAGATGATCATGGAGCAGTCTCTAAAGATGGCCGCCCACCAACTGAAGCCGAGTTGCAACAGTTCTTTCTCCCCTACCGAGGATTCTGTGCACGAAAAGGGGTTAGTGATTGATCATTTGATTTCCATATAGACTGAAGCCTTTTCAACCCTAGTAGCTCACCGGGAACACTTAATTGGAAGTGTTTGTTATGGTGgactataaaaatatataagctTTTGTTTAATTAGTCCTTATGCATATGCTTTTTGGCTAGTTTTTGAATCGTTTAAACTTACAATTTCTCTCTTGATAAAACACAATCTTGTATGGCCTTCAACACAGACTTGGTTAGTTCATGTGTGCTAAAGAGCAGGCCAGGGATGTGTAGATAGATATATGTATGGAAGGTTAACAAGAACTGGCCAAATCTTTTCACATGGATATTGTCTGATAGATTAAGATCATGATGTGACCTGGTTTTTCTGTTATTGACAATGAGCTTTTCAGATTGTAGCCAAGGAAGTTGTCCTCCACGACATTGATGTTCCAAATGCGCTTGTCGATTATGTTGTTCGCAACTCCATATGCAATATTGTTGTTGGTGCTTCCCAtcacaatgctctgacaaggtctctctctctctctctctccctctccccacAGTAAAGTAGTAAATAATTTCTGTGATAACTAGTATTAGACcatgtttatgtttttttttttttttctatttaacaGCTACTCTTGGTACTTGTCTTGATGCAGAAAATTTAGGCCTGCAGATGTGGCTACTTCCTTACTCAAATCTGTACCAGAAACCTGTGCTGTATATGTTATATCCAAAGGAAAAATTCAGACTTCACGGTCAGCAACTGGACCTCAAACACCGAAAAGTAATGGAGCTACTCCCAGGAATAATAGCTCGCAACGGACACCGCTTTCCAGCTTTCTTCACGGTGTGTCAGCCTTCGAAGATGTGATCAGGTATCATTTTATGCTTGGTGGATAATATAACTGGACATCAAATCTATAAATTCCGGGCCACTAATATGCACACTCTTTAGTGATCATTGTTAAAAGTTAGTAAACAGGAACTTGATGTTAGCCTATTCTGACTAATTGTGTCCATTGTAGATGATGGTAATGAGACTGATTCAAAATGTTTCTGCATGACTTAATATTATCAGTTCTATGATTTCTTATTAAGACTTTGTTGTTTCAGCAAGTAAAAAACACATCGACTGGTATCTTAATAAAGTTCAGCAGATCTGGCAGTAGGCAAGAGAAAATAGAGGGAAAAGATTGTTAGTTTATGTAGCTTATCAGGAACTCAGGATCTTCAATTTCCGGATGTCATTAGGATCATGAAATGTCGTATCgaatatgaaaattaaataaatttatactGACTCTATCCACATATATGTACTCCTTGGATGGTAGACAGTGAATTACTCACATTTGCAAATCCTGCATTTACATGTTTTATGTTGTATCTCCCCCACAAACAAGTTTATGctgcttggttttttttttttttttgttgttgttgacttttttccTGCATTGCACAATACATTTTAGTCAAGGGAGTTCAGCTGGTAGAATACCTTTGGATAAAAAAGCTGATTTTAAGCACGTCCCGCCAAAAGCACATAGGTCTGGCAGCAAAACAAATTCACCAACGCAGTCAGTTACATCAGTTACGTCAGATAAGCTATACCATGGGAATTCCATGTCAGGTGGTAGTGATTTCTCAGGGCCACTTAGTTTCCAATCAAATGGATCTGACAATGTAGACTTCTCAATGAACTCGGAGGGTTCCATTAACTCTTTCTCCTCACATACGCCGGTAAGTACAATGATCGTAAACTTGTAAGACCACTCTATTTTATTATCTATCCAGATCATGACAGCATACTGTATGAGAATTGACCATAAAAGGTATTGTATTGGATGGTTATAGTTCACATGGTAGGAAAATGTACTACCTACGCTGTTGTCAAATaacagaaaagaaggaaattaaagagaaaagTGAATGCTGACATGAAATACATGTTCATTTCAATGGTTTGAACTTATTTCTTTTGATAGTAAGAGGATAGAGGATTGAAATGCATGTTGTTGCATGAGTTACAGTCCGCCTTGGATGCTGAGATGAGGAGATTAAGGCTTGAATTGAAGCAAACTATGGATATGTATACTTCAGCTTGCAAAGAAGCTTTGGCAGCTAAGGAAAAGGTAAGAACATGTTAGAAGATATGGTTATGATTTTTTAACAGTCTCCAATATTGTTTACTCCATTGAAAACCTGAAAATGTGGTATTTGTGCATCCAGACGCGGGACCTGCAAAAATGGAAGACATCAGAAGAGCATAAGCTAGAGGAAGCCAAGCTTGCGGAAGAGGCTGCACTGGCTTTGGCTGATGTGGAGAGGCAGAAGAGCAAGGCTGCAACGGAAGCAGCACAGATGGCACAACGACTAGCAGGTATGGAAACCCATAAGAGAAAAATTGCAGAAAGGAAAGCCAAGCAGGAGGctggagagagaaggagagcaATGGATGCTTTGGCACATAACCACATTCGGTATAGAAGATACACcattgaagaaattgaacttgCAACAGATtactttaaaatttcaaacaagGTAGGGGAAGGTGGATATGGACCTGTTTATAGAGCCTGGCTTGATCACACTGCTGTTGCCATCAAGGTCTTGAGGCCAGACATATCACAGGGGCAAAGGCAATTCCAACAAGAGGTAAATTATGGTCCTTGTACATTTTTACAGGAAGCAGATGTATGGAAACAAACGCACATAGACAGACAACATGCACAAAGATTAGGAGAAAATCCACTTAACGCATAAGATAACTTAAATTATTGATTTAATGGAGTACAAGATCACAGCATGGAAAAAGCTTCTCATGTATCATTTTTCGAAATCGCATAATCTTTTTTTGCACAATGATGTTTCCAATGCAGGTTGAGGTTTTGAGCTGCATTAGGCATCCACACATGGTTCTCCTAGTAGGTGCCTGCCCAGAGTATGGCTGCCTCATATATGAGTACATGGAAAATGGAAGCTTAGAAGACCGGCTCTTCCTGAAGAGCAACACTCCTCCAATCCCATGGGGAGTCCGATTTAAAATAGCTGCTGAAATTGCAACTGCCCTCCTTTTTCTTCACCAGACAAAACCAGAGCCGTTGGTGCATCGCGACCTCAAGCCAGCAAACATTCTCCTAGACCGAAACTATGTGAGCAAGATTGCTGATGTAGGCTTGGCTAGGCTAGTTCCACCATCTGTAGCTGATGCTGTCACTCAATACCGCGTGACAGCAGCAGCCGGTACATTTTGTTACATTGATCCAGAGTATCAGCAAACAGGAATGTTGGGTGTGAAATCAGACATATATTCTTTAGGGGTGATGCTACTGCAGATCATCACAGCAAAGCCTGCAATGGGTTTGTCCCACCAGGTTGAGGAGGCTATTGAGAAAGGTGCATTTGCTGAGACACTTGATCCTGCAGTGACAGACTGGCCTGTTGAAGAGGCTTTGTCGTATGCAAAAATGGCCTTGAAATGCTGTGAACTGAGGAGGAGGGACAGGCCAGATCTCAGTACAGTCATCTTGCCTGAGCTGAACCGGCTAAGAGATCTTGGGATGAAAAATGAAGCGAGTGAAGTTGCCAATGGACAAGATCCATACGTGTCACAATTTTCAACGTCGCTTCCACCAGTTGGATCAACCTCATCTGCAAGCCAGGTTAGTCATAGCTAGCTTTAGTTGTCCAGCTTCCTTCAAAGGAAAGTTAACTTGTTTAACATGAAAAGGCCTCTCACAAACTCACATGCATGTTGAGCacctagagagagagagagagagagagagagagagagagggttgaTTTGATACTTAGCTACTTCTCTAGACTGGCATTTTGGACACCACATAACCATTAATTAGTAAGCATTTTCTAGAATAATTAAGCCTTCCCCTCAACTAGATTTTCAGctgtaaatttttattatgtaTAATCAGGAAGGAATGAGAGAAAATCCTAATGTGGAAAATGGAAATTCAACGTAGATCAATGTAAGAAGGCTGCTGCGGATGGAGTCTGTGGGGAAAATGTGGAGCTTCAAGAACAATTTTCAGCTCAAACGCGGTTCTGCTACATcatgcagcagcagcagcagcagcagcaaaaaACATGCAggaaaattaaacaagaagCAGATGGAGGGTTGTTGGTCGTTTGTAAGCAATTGCTCTTCTGTGCCTCATGCTCCACCTTTGAAGAGGTTCAGTTCATTTGGATTCTAATGAAGTGAACTCATTCTTTGATGCCTTCATTGAAGACATTTGACATGGAACTTGTTATGTTACTGTGATGTTAAGTCAAAACAAACGCAATAAGCAGTTTCCAAACAGAGAAATATaaaactagagagagagagagagagagagagagagagagagagagagagagagagaataaatcCATTTGGAGTGATGTtgccaaaagaagaagaattttgagtgaaaacaGGGTCACTCGAACCGCGTCACGTCATTTTAAATTCATGTCAGGTACTAATCAATTCGTACATTGTGTCGCATTAGCATTGATACACAAACGGATCACACATATATCCCTATAAAATAAGAAGTTGGTTCAATCACAATGTTTAGCAAAACCaatcaagagagaaaattccaTTTTTGAAAGGATCCAtaaaatttgagatgaagttatataaaagaaaattaatattttcttcatctaataaaagttaaaatgatttttcatgttataatttataatcgAGTTACTCGTCTTTAATATCAAACTTTACTTATTCATTAGCCATGTTAGTATGTCTTGATGTatgtatttatgttttaaacccaaggttttttttcttttatcaaagCGTTTTAATCGAAGGTTAATTAGTCTTTACCCAATATTTTAGTGagttttaataataaaataaataaaaagtcgatataaaaattattaaatctatatctatatatataaagcaaaaggcagagaattatgaaatattcaaaatgccagaaaatgcccttaattcatgcaaacattaaggattaaaattattaattaattaaaaataacatggtaaattcacattttttatattaaaacaattaaaataaaaatcaaataattgattctatttttatgaaacacaactattcattatcttttttaattctaatttaaatttaaattttttttaaaaaaaacctctcgcagaTCCAAAAATGCGTGCGAAGAGCATAGTAAATAGATAATCGTTGATATTTTCaagtttatctatatatataaagcaaaaggcagagaatggtgaaacattcaaaataccagaaaatgcccttggttaatgcaaacattaagaattcaaattattaattaaatgaggataatatgataaattcacactttttcatatttaaaaaaattaaaagaaaaagaaaaagcagataatggatcctatttttatggaacacaattatccattatcttttttaattctaaaaataaaataaaaaagaaaaagaaaaccaattggcacatgcgtgagcatgtgtcaaggggctagtacCAAGAATAGGAATATTATTTTTCGCCCGACGAAGGAGTTAGAACCCGACCCAATTAACCCCACCGACCTTGTActtattcttctcttttttcttttctactttTAATTCGATTTGGGGAACACGTAAAaatcctctctttctcttcgcGCGAGGCAGCCAAACCCTAACCACTCTAACCCTAGAACTAgaagccttttcttttctctctctctctctctctctctctctctctctctctcatttcacCATGGCTCATCACATGTCCTCTTCCGATCACGACCCGAACTCAGATGCGTCCAAGGCCCGCCTCTACAACCCGTACCAGGACCTCCAGGTCCCGATGCGAAACCTCTACCAGCTCCCAACGTCCCCGGAGTTCCTCTTCGTCGAAGAGGCTCGCCGTCAGCGTCGCTCCTGGGGAGAAAACCTAACCTTCTACACCGGCTGCTCCTATCTGGCCGGCGCAATCGGCGGCGGCACAACCGGTCTCGTCTCCGGTGTCCGCTCCTTCGAGGCCGGCGACACCACCAAGCTCAGGATCAACAGGGTACTCAACTCCTCGGGCCACACGGGTCGGGTCTGGGGAAACCGGCTGGGCGTGATCGGGTTGATCTATGCGGGTATGGAGAGTGGGATTCAGGCGGTGAGAGATACGGACGATGTTTTGAATAGCATCGCGGCCGGACTCACCACCGGCGCGGTGTACCGAGCTGCGAGGGGCGTGAGGTCGGCCgcggtggccggagccgtcgGAGGAGTCTTGGTCGGTGTGGCTGTCACGGGGAAGCAGGCGCTCAAGCGATACGTGCCGATATGATCAGGGAGGGTTCGTTTGTGATGCCAGTGGTGTGGTATTATTGGCTTTTTCTCTGTCTCGTTAGGGTTTGGAAATTTTGATAGTCCCGTTAGGAATCGGAATTTATGATAAATGAATATATGTGGGCAATGCATGGTGTTGCTGTGCTTGGAATTTTAAATGGAATTGATTATTTGATTAACAAGTAGTTGAGCATGGGAGTGACCATGCTTTCATACTAGTTTTCTTGTTAAAAGTTCTATTGTAATTTGTCGAATTGTCCTGATGATGAATAATTGGGATGCATTTAAACTTCTGGGTTGCATTGTATATTCaatgatttttcaaatttgcttTCTTTGATAACATGTGATGTTCAATGTATTTAGTGATTACTTATTCTGCGGTGGAAttgttttggtttgatgtTCAGTCGACATCTTTTGTATCTATTGTTTTCAGTAGTTGATTCATTATGTCTGTAGCATGTTCTGATTTTAAAGATTGTCAAAGGATGTACGTTGCTAATGCTACTTTAAGCAAGATGAAAGGGTTTCCTCAGATGTTgatcatctatttttttttatgtcaaaTTTGTTTCAATCTGTCTTCGTTTCATGTTCGAAATTATGAATCCCTTCAGGGCTATTGATGCTAGAGAGAGGGCCATTGTGGCCTTTGGCATTCATATTGTTAGAATCTCTCTTATGTTACTGGTTCGCTTATACCTTTACGGAGATGTGAAGATTGGGTGTGGATACTGTTATGGTAGATATTTGTTGAGTGGTGCAGGGCACCCTTATTTTGAGCGAATTTAGGAATCTGataaattttgatttgggAATAATAAGATTCTTGTTTTGTGGTCTTCTATTAATGTAGGTTGCATACATCAAGAAAGTGAAATATAGACATAATAGCACATCTTTATGAACTACTTTGATACCGTAGCTTTGTCACATTGTCCGTAGTGGTAATATTACTCTTGTATTCCACTAGGTGCAGTATCTTACGAAATTGAAATCACGCCTTTGACGTTTTCTCTCCATATATTATCGTATCTTGTTTTTTTGCCTTGTATTTGAACCTGGTTGAGCCAAAAAAGCTACCAGTTTTGTCACCTGGAATGCTGTCATCTCTCACCAGGAACCCTATAAGTGTTTTACTAGCTACTGCAGGTGGTGTGGGTAGTTTTGAATGTGAAACCAACGACGAAGTACTAAGAATCTCAACtccaatttgaatttcttggaGCCATCCTA
It encodes:
- the LOC18781751 gene encoding U-box domain-containing protein 52; translation: MALFRSRSVGEDVGPTLVAINKDKNSQCAVKWAVDNLLGDKNAHCTLIHVRSHSFHHHDHGAVSKDGRPPTEAELQQFFLPYRGFCARKGIVAKEVVLHDIDVPNALVDYVVRNSICNIVVGASHHNALTRKFRPADVATSLLKSVPETCAVYVISKGKIQTSRSATGPQTPKSNGATPRNNSSQRTPLSSFLHGVSAFEDVIRYHFMLDDASKKHIDCQGSSAGRIPLDKKADFKHVPPKAHRSGSKTNSPTQSVTSVTSDKLYHGNSMSGGSDFSGPLSFQSNGSDNVDFSMNSEGSINSFSSHTPSALDAEMRRLRLELKQTMDMYTSACKEALAAKEKTRDLQKWKTSEEHKLEEAKLAEEAALALADVERQKSKAATEAAQMAQRLAGMETHKRKIAERKAKQEAGERRRAMDALAHNHIRYRRYTIEEIELATDYFKISNKVGEGGYGPVYRAWLDHTAVAIKVLRPDISQGQRQFQQEVEVLSCIRHPHMVLLVGACPEYGCLIYEYMENGSLEDRLFLKSNTPPIPWGVRFKIAAEIATALLFLHQTKPEPLVHRDLKPANILLDRNYVSKIADVGLARLVPPSVADAVTQYRVTAAAGTFCYIDPEYQQTGMLGVKSDIYSLGVMLLQIITAKPAMGLSHQVEEAIEKGAFAETLDPAVTDWPVEEALSYAKMALKCCELRRRDRPDLSTVILPELNRLRDLGMKNEASEVANGQDPYVSQFSTSLPPVGSTSSASQEGMRENPNVENGNST
- the LOC18783605 gene encoding mitochondrial import inner membrane translocase subunit TIM23-2, whose product is MAHHMSSSDHDPNSDASKARLYNPYQDLQVPMRNLYQLPTSPEFLFVEEARRQRRSWGENLTFYTGCSYLAGAIGGGTTGLVSGVRSFEAGDTTKLRINRVLNSSGHTGRVWGNRLGVIGLIYAGMESGIQAVRDTDDVLNSIAAGLTTGAVYRAARGVRSAAVAGAVGGVLVGVAVTGKQALKRYVPI